The segment ACATGGTCCCCGAACTGGCTAGCATGCGGGTGCCTCAAGATCCGCGCTGGCACCCGGAGGGCGATGCACTGACGCATTCTCTACTTGCCGCGGACTTAGCTGCCGAGTTGTACGACCGATCAGACCTCCCGCTGGACCGCAGAGAGGTCGTGGTGTTGGGTGCGCTGCTACACGATGTGGGGAAGCCTGCGACGACGCGCGTGAGGGATGGGCGGATCACTTCCCGAGGGCACGCTGAAGTTGGCGAAAGCCTAGTCATAGAAATGGGTGCACGGATGGGCTGGCCGGCTTCGCTGACGAATGCGGTTGCTGCGCTCGTTCGACATCACATGGCCCCCGTATCAGTGGCCGGAGCCCCAACCCGCGGCGCAGTCAGGCGGCTACGTGCTCGATTGCTAAAAGCGAACACTTCGCTCGAAGAGTGGGGTATCGTGGTCGACTCGGACGGCGCATCCCGTGGGCCCGGTGCCATACCGAATCGCTCGGAACCTTGGCTTCGCGTAGGTTCTCTCCTTTAGGGGCCGACTCGGCCAGGCCCCCCGCGTCGTCCAAGGGCACTCATAGGAGAATAAGTTCGCTGTGCGCGTGTAGTTGTGCTCGCGATCTCGTCGCTATGGAGTTCCGCCCCGGGCGGTGACCCGGACTCAGGCGGACCAGCTGACATCTGCCGGATGTCAACGACGCCCTGCGTTCAAGCGTTGCCGACCGCAGTTCCGCGGCATGCGCCCGTGTCCGGCGTCCTCACGCGGCGCGTTCTACCGATCACCGGCCAGGCCGACAACGGTGATACCTGGCTCAGTGAACTCTCTGGCCCAGTGCGCGAAGTTGCACTCGTGAGATTCCACTGGAAGGGGCGGCCGTCAGGCGTCAGGCCGAAGGCGCGCAACAGCCCGGCACGTGGAATCATCACGCGCGTCCGAGCTGCACCATGGGGATCGTCCCGTTCTCGATGCCGAGCTTGATTGTGCGGTAGTCGACGCCGACGAGCTTGGCGGCATCCTTCATCGTCAATGCGAGCGAGTTCGCAGACCTGCTGTTGTCTCTCTCCTTACCGCGAGCAATGCCTGACATAGATTGCCCACGCCTTATTTCTGCCATATGCAATACGCGACATCAATTGCTTACTTGCTCGAAATCGTGGGACACTCACCACACGAGCGAACCAAGAGACGCGTTTGCGCACTCTGACAGCAAATCGCGCCAAAACGTGCAGAGGACGCAAATCGGCCTTCTGAAGAGGGGCCGAAAGCAGTCGTGGCCGCATTCTATTGCGGGCTGGGCCGGAGCGGCGTTTTGCGATTGGCGATTCTCGACCGCATCTTGGCCGCATTCCATCCGCCGCTGGCCGCTTTCGGACGTCGCTGAATAACTCTGCGATCTCGGAAACCCGTGTAATCCCGCGGAATATGCCGCTGGAGGTCGCTAAACAAAAAGCTCAAACCGTGTTCGAGTCCCTCCAGGGGGTACCGTCACAACGAACACGTTGCGCATCACACCCGCGGGGTCGGCGCGCCGCCCTCGGCCGGAGCAGCCGACGCACCAGGCGCCGTGTTCACCAGAAGGCTCTGGGCCCGCAGCAGCTCATCAGCCCTGACG is part of the Microbacterium sp. ET2 genome and harbors:
- a CDS encoding HD domain-containing protein, whose translation is MRVPQDPRWHPEGDALTHSLLAADLAAELYDRSDLPLDRREVVVLGALLHDVGKPATTRVRDGRITSRGHAEVGESLVIEMGARMGWPASLTNAVAALVRHHMAPVSVAGAPTRGAVRRLRARLLKANTSLEEWGIVVDSDGASRGPGAIPNRSEPWLRVGSLL